A DNA window from Ostrea edulis chromosome 5, xbOstEdul1.1, whole genome shotgun sequence contains the following coding sequences:
- the LOC125652332 gene encoding uncharacterized protein LOC125652332 isoform X1, with amino-acid sequence MTNKKMQYIDKVDDDVVRAGEEARASGRLTPLIKIELWSKIQARRLSEGKEELNVEFTAPNHTPLTAEEEVKSKKRRDSNKEAAHRCRQRRKARENENQKELEKLMIKNKDLKEKAAELEEELQFYKGFLSIESSTQVDLNPASPEQQVPGLWTGEDIIEHFL; translated from the exons atgCAGTACATAGACAAAGTGGATGATGACGTAGTGCGGGCTGGGGAGGAGGCTCGGGCATCCGGTCGACTGACTCCGCTGATTAAGATTGAGCTGTGGTCCAAGATTCAGGCCAGAAGGCTTTCGGAGGGGAAGGAAGAATTAAACGTCGAGTTCACGGCGCCCAATCACACACCT cTGACGGCGgaagaagaagttaaaagtAAGAAACGGCGGGACAGCAACAAGGAGGCGGCCCATCGCTGTAGACAGCGGCGCAAGGCCCGCGAAAACGAAAACCAGAAG GAGTTGGAGAagttaatgataaaaaataaagacCTTAAAGAAAAAGCAGCTGAGCTGGAGGAAGAGCTGCAATTTTATAAAGGGTTCCTCAGTATTGAGTCCTCCACGCAGGTGGATTTGAACCCGGCCTCGCCGGAACAGCAGGTCCCCGGATTGTGGACGGGGGAAGAtattattgaacattttttataG
- the LOC125652332 gene encoding uncharacterized protein LOC125652332 isoform X2, translated as MQYIDKVDDDVVRAGEEARASGRLTPLIKIELWSKIQARRLSEGKEELNVEFTAPNHTPLTAEEEVKSKKRRDSNKEAAHRCRQRRKARENENQKELEKLMIKNKDLKEKAAELEEELQFYKGFLSIESSTQVDLNPASPEQQVPGLWTGEDIIEHFL; from the exons atgCAGTACATAGACAAAGTGGATGATGACGTAGTGCGGGCTGGGGAGGAGGCTCGGGCATCCGGTCGACTGACTCCGCTGATTAAGATTGAGCTGTGGTCCAAGATTCAGGCCAGAAGGCTTTCGGAGGGGAAGGAAGAATTAAACGTCGAGTTCACGGCGCCCAATCACACACCT cTGACGGCGgaagaagaagttaaaagtAAGAAACGGCGGGACAGCAACAAGGAGGCGGCCCATCGCTGTAGACAGCGGCGCAAGGCCCGCGAAAACGAAAACCAGAAG GAGTTGGAGAagttaatgataaaaaataaagacCTTAAAGAAAAAGCAGCTGAGCTGGAGGAAGAGCTGCAATTTTATAAAGGGTTCCTCAGTATTGAGTCCTCCACGCAGGTGGATTTGAACCCGGCCTCGCCGGAACAGCAGGTCCCCGGATTGTGGACGGGGGAAGAtattattgaacattttttataG